From the Quercus lobata isolate SW786 chromosome 6, ValleyOak3.0 Primary Assembly, whole genome shotgun sequence genome, one window contains:
- the LOC115950753 gene encoding CDPK-related kinase 5: MGLCSSKPSTNPGLSSPRRDLQLANGNSIPDKDNSVAETKRPPQIPSSDNGDHNRNASEAQNGKKSPLFPFYSPSPAHSLFSKKSPARSPSTKSTPNRFFRRPFPPPSPAKHIRSLLARRQGSVKPNEASIPEGSESERVSGLDKSFGFSKHFGNKYELGDEVGRGHFGYTCSAKFKKGELKGQQVAVKVIPKAKMTTAIAIEDVRREVKMLRALNGHNNLIQFYDAYEDHDNVYIVMELCEGGELLDRILSRGGKYTEDDAKVVMIQILNVVAFCHLQGVVHRDLKPENFLFKSKDENSQLKAIDFGLSDFVKPDQKLNDIVGSAYYVAPEVLHRSYSTEADVWSIGVIAYILLCGSRPFWARTESGIFRTVLKADPSFDEPPWPSLSAEAKDFVKRLLNKDPRKRMTAAQALSHPWIKNCNDVKVPLDLLIFKLMKTYMRSSFLRKAALKALSKTLTVDELFYLKEQFALLEPNKNGTISLENIKAALMKHATDAMKDSRIPDFLASFNALQYRRMDFEEFCAAALSVHQLEALDRWEQHARCAFELFEKDGNRAIVIDELASELGLGPSVPVHAVLHDWIRHTDGKLSFLGFVKLLHGVSSRSLTKSQ, translated from the exons ATGGGTCTCTGTAGCTCCAAGCCCTCTACAAATCCTGGTTTGTCATCTCCACGACGTGATCTTCAGCTCGCTAATGGTAATTCTATTCCGGATAAGGATAACTCTGTCGCGGAAACCAAACGACCGCCGCAGATTCCGAGCTCCGACAATGGCGACCATAACCGAAACGCTAGCGAAGCGCAGAACGGCAAGAAATCTCCGTTGTTCCCGTTCTACAGTCCGAGTCCAGCGCATTCCCTGTTCTCGAAGAAATCTCCGGCGAGATCTCCGAGCACGAAGTCGACGCCGAATCGGTTCTTCAGGAGACCGTTTCCTCCGCCTTCTCCGGCGAAGCACATACGATCTTTGCTGGCGAGGCGGCAAGGCTCGGTGAAGCCAAACGAGGCCTCGATACCGGAAGGGAGCGAGTCGGAGCGCGTGTCCGGGCTCGACAAGAGCTTCGGGTTCTCCAAGCACTTCGGGAACAAGTACGAGCTCGGAGATGAGGTCGGCCGGGGGCATTTTGGGTACACTTGTTCTGCTAAGTTCAAGAAAGGCGAGCTCAAAGGCCAACAGGTCGCCGTAAAAGTCATTCCCAAAGCCAAG ATGACCACTGCCATTGCCATTGAGGACGTGAGAAGGGAGGTTAAAATGTTGAGAGCATTGAACGGGCATAACAATCTAATACAGTTCTATGATGCATATGAAGACCATGATAACGTGTATATAGTAATGGA GTTATGCGAAGGAGGGGAGCTCTTAGATAGAATACTATCAag GGGTGGGAAGTACACGGAAGATGATGCTAAGGTTGTCATGATACAGATATTAAATGTTGTTGCATTTTGCCATCTCCAGGGTGTGGTACACCGTGACCTTAAACCTGAG AATTTCCTGTTTAAGTCAAAGGATGAAAACTCACAATTGAAGGCCATAGATTTTGGCTTGTCAGATTTTGTAAAACCAG ATCAAAAGCTTAATGACATAGTTGGAAGTGCATACTATGTAGCTCCAGAAGTTCTACATAGATCTTACAGTACAGAGGCAGACGTTTGGAGTATAGGCGTAATTGCTTATATCCTATTGTGTGGTAGCCGTCCATTTTGGGCCAGAACTGAGTCTGGGATCTTTCGGACTGTGTTAAAAGCTGATCCAAGTTTTGATGAACCACCTTGGCCTTCTTTGTCTGCTGAAGCTAAAGATTTTGTGAAGCGCCTATTGAATAAAGACCCACGGAAGAGAATGACTGCTGCTCAAGCTTTAA GTCATCCTTGGATTAAAAACTGTAATGATGTAAAAGTGCCTCTGGATTTACTAATATTTAAACTCATGAAGACTTACATGCGATCATCATTTCTACGAAAAGCTGCATTAAAG GCTCTATCCAAAACGTTGACTGTAGATGAGCTATTTTATTTAAAGGAGCAATTTGCACTTTTGGAACCAAACAAGAATGGCACCATAAGCTTAGAGAATATAAAAGCG GCCTTGATGAAACATGCAACAGATGCTATGAAGGATTCGCGCATCCCTGATTTTCTTGCTTCA TTTAATGCATTGCAATACAGAAGGATGGACTTTGAGGAGTTTTGTGCTGCTGCACTAAGTGTGCATCAGCTTGAAGCTCTTGATCGGTGGGAGCAACATGCTCGTTGTGCCTTTGAACTTTTTGAGAAGGATGGAAACAGAGCTATTGTCATTGACGAATTGGCTTCG GAACTAGGCCTCGGTCCTTCTGTCCCTGTTCATGCTGTTCTTCACGATTGGATTAGGCATACTGATGGAAAGCTGAGCTTCCTTGGGTTTGTTAAATTGTTGCATGGTGTATCTAGCCGCTCACTTACAAAATCTCAATAA
- the LOC115995174 gene encoding phosphoglycerate mutase-like protein 4 encodes MSTLQTWLSINPASLCSRNPSQPVNHLRPPSRFTFSGAKTSAAQRLTFTRHTITHLLKSYMAESHSESNSDSSLVNPNYAEIIVVRHGETEWNHDGRIQGHLDVELNEAGRQQAAAVADRLSKEPNISAVYSSDLKRAFETAQIIATSCGGLEVSKEPDLRERHLGDLQGLVLREAAKVSTKAYQAFLSHSTDQEIPGGGESLDQLYERCTSSLERIGRKHKGERVVVVTHGGVIRTFYKRACPNGRAGGKVLNTSINIFHLSDGDEWTIKSWGDVSHLNRTGVLESGFGGDRTSG; translated from the exons ATGAGCACGCTGCAAACCTGGCTCTCTATAAATCCAGCATCTTTGTGTTCGCGTAATCCCTCACAACCAGTTAATCATCTTCGTCCACCTTCACGCTTCACATTTTCTGGAGCTAAAACCAGCGCGGCACAACGCTTAACCTTCACTCGCCACACAATTACTCACCTACTCAAATCGTACATGGCCGAGTCCCACTCCGAGTCCAACTCCGATTCTAG CTTGGTAAATCCAAATTACGCTGAGATAATTGTGGTGCGTCACGGTGAAACGGAGTGGAATCATGATGGAAGAATTCAG GGACATCTGGATGTTGAATTAAATGAAGCTGGGAGACAACAAGCAGCTGCA GTGGCTGATAGGCTATCCAAGGAACCTAACATCTCTGCTGTATACTCTTCTGACTTGAAACGAGCTTTTGAAACTGCACAGATAATTGCAACCAGCTGTGGCGGACTAGAG GTAAGTAAAGAACCTGACCTACGGGAAAGACATTTGGGGGATCTTCAAGGCCTTGTACTGCGCGAAGCAGCCAAAGTTAGTACTAAGGCTTACCAGGCTTTTTTATCCCACAGCACAGATCAAGAAATCCCA GGTGGTGGAGAAAGTCTTGATCAACTTTATGAACGTTGCACGTCTTCATTGGAGAGAATTGGTAGAAAGCATAAAG GAGAGCGAGTGGTTGTGGTCACTCATGGGGGTGTTATCAGAACATTTTACAAGCGAGCTTGTCCAAATGGTCGAGCTGGAGGGAAGGTACTGAATACATCCATCAACATATTTCACTTGTCAGATGGAGATGAGTGGACCATAAAATCATGGGGTGATGTTAGTCATCTCAACCGAACAGGGGTTCTAGAGTCGGGTTTTGGTGGGGACAGAACTTCTGGTTAG